The Cryptomeria japonica chromosome 6, Sugi_1.0, whole genome shotgun sequence genomic interval TAGATTTTTCATTAATATAAATGTGATAAAAGAGTcctaatatgtttttttttatcaGCAAAAGACAAAGCCAAATTTAAATTAATAGAGATTAAGTAATATGAGAAGAGTCGAGAGCACAAAAGATACACGTAACACCATCTTCTTAGATTAGATGGATTTGTCTTTTCATTTGTTTTATATTGCTAAGATGTCCTTTTCTATCCATATCATTTTCCTTTATAATGTACATATATCTTCACCATCAAATCCAACTTGTGTGTAGATATTTTTCAAGTGTACTTTTAACAACCATTTTCATTGTTTGGTATTTTCATCATCTTATGTTAATATTTTCTTGTTAATTTTACATTTCTACCCGTATTTGGTCATAATGTATATGTATCTTCATCATCAAGTCCAACTTGTGTGTCTAGCTCTATTTTTTTTAGTGTACTTTTAACAATTATTTTCACTGTCCATTGTCATCACCATCTCTTTATCTTAATAGTTTGTACTCATATCTTATTTTCATTATGATGTATATATGTCTTCATCATCAAGTCCAACTTGTGTGCCTAGATGCCTTTTTTGAAGTGTAGTTTTACCAATCATTATCATTTCACATTGTCTTCACAATCTCCTTATCCTAagattttcttgttttatttatAATGTGTATATAtcttttcatcatcaaatccaaCTTATGTGTCTacatgttttgtttttttaagtatacTTTTACcaatcattttcattttctattctctTCATTGTCTTCTTATTTTAAGATATTTTGATTAGATTTTTCATTAATATAAATGTGATAAAAGAGTcctaatatgtttttttttatcaGCAAAAGGCAAAGCCAAATTTAGATTAATAGAGATTAAGTAATTACAAAAATTAATAGTCTTCAAGTCTACCAAGCCTGCTATGATGGGAAAATATTGGCTTAAACTTTTAAGAACCCACAAAATTTCAAGAGTTCAACAGAAAAACCATAGTCTGAAACATTTAACAGTACATCTTTAAACTTGAAATGAGAAAGTTTCTAAAAAGAGCAAAAAACTGAAGACAATTCATATCTTTTTGCTTGAAAATGGGACTAGGGCGGAGACCCAAGAAGAGGGCTTGGTGAAGGCAAGTCGCGACTACCACCACCTCTGCGTCCACGACCCCTAGCACGACCTCGACCCCTACCACGacgaccaccaccaccaccacctcagTTGCGTTGCCCGCAACCACTTCCTTGGCCACGACCATGCCCGCCACCTTGACTTCCCGACCCACTACCACCACCTTGGTCACTCTGCAATTGAGCTGGATTGTTGCCATTGTGGCTTCTTGTTCATCTTTCGGGGAAAGAAAGCCATTGAGGATAGAAAAATCTCTAAATTCCTCCTCTTTATCTGAGTCTTTGCTCTGGTCTGTGAGAAATTTCCATTTTAAAAAGGAGTATGCCATGCCAAAAAATTGTTTGTGTCTCATTAGTGCAGGACCCTCAAGGTCTAAGAGGAAAGGATAAAATGTGAGTGCTTCCTCTGCATTTGAAACCGAAGCAAGATCCCTCGGCCTAGGGATGCCAACCTCAAGACTTTTCCAAGGCCGACCAAAAGATCCCGAGCAAAAAGACTTTTAGCCAAGTCTCTAACCACAACCTTGGGCACTTGGTCATCTAGCAAGATGCTACAAATCTGGAAGAGATTTGGATATTGTCTCTATAATATTCCTTTCTATCAAGGTGGCATCTGTCCTAAATCATCTTCATAACCACGATAACCAGTTCATCCGTAGTGTGAAGAATTCTCTTTAACCTCTGGTCTGAAATCTCTTTGAAATTGGCTTGTCTAAGTGGACTTTCTAATGACACCGGAGAGTCCTGATATGTTGCAATTTGATtttgtttgatttatttatttgagagACATGTGAATGATTGTCTCATATAATGGCTATTTCTATATTACAATTAGTACAATGATCAAAAGTATATTTTGACCAATAAAAATAGGATAATTATGAGTACATTAATTGGTGGCCTCTCTCAAAAGAATATAGGTTCATATCCCATGTAAAAGTGATATTTAAATAGAGTTGGGCACTGGTAAGTTGAAATGAAGCATAAAATTATTAGTGGCCATTAGAAAAAACGATATCTAAATAAAATACATATGAACATGAACTCTTTAATCATAACTTTGGGAGCATGAGCCTTACGCTGAAACCTCTTGATGAAGAGTCAAGGACTGAGGGGaatccattccaccaaatttgcCTAAGGCACAATCCCAGCCTAAAAAAATGCCGGAGCCTTGAACTCAACAAGAGTTGGTCCCTAGTAAGCTCATTAAGAACCATTCATTCACGAACAAACCATGGATCTATTGACTTTCTCTATATTTTTATTATCATCATGTAGTTTATTTTTTTCACTGTCCACCCAAAAATTTCActattctcaaaaaaaaaaaaaaaaattaatagcatTTTACAGTTCAAAGCCTTAGGTACAGTCTTGTGGCCATCAAATTTACTCCTTGATTATACCAGTTCCTATCAAAAGACCAACACTCTTGTTTTCACTTTTCTAAAGATAAACATTTTCATTGTTGCAGCAGGTCCATCCACAAATTATCCACATCCTTTCACCGAATAGTAAAGACTGAAATGTTACAGTAAATGATTCACCATTTGTTTCTTCCCTTTTCATTCTATTTAAGTGTTGTGCAGCTATGAGTTCATTGTATGTCATCAAAGATGGAGGCAAAGGCAGAGGCAGGGACACACTTTGTGCTGGTTCATGGAGCCTGGTGTTGGTACAAACTCCTCCCTCTCCTTAAAATGGCAGGCCATCATGCCACTGCAATAGATCTTGCTTGCTGTGGAGTTCATTCAATGGATGCTCACCAAATTCAAACATGGTCTGACATAAATAAACCCCTTGTCCACTTGTTCAAAACTCTTCCTCCCCACCAAAAAGTAAGATCTATGCACCACTGCTATTTTTTTTAATCTCAATACAATCTGTTTTGCTTCCATCTGACTTTAATTTGTTGAGTGCAGGTAATATTGGTGGGACACAGTATGGGAGGCATGAATTTGAGCTTGATGATGGAACAATTTCCAGAGAAGATTAAAGCTGCTGTGTTTTTGACAGCATTCATGCCTCTCAGTGGGAGTTCTGCCATGGAAATGATAAGTGAGGTGCAAGCCCGAATCCAGTCATGGGGAGACACAGAATTTATCATGGGCGAGAGTGGAATTCCCATATCATTCAAGTTTGGCCCTACTTTTGCAATGCAAATGTTATACCAAAATAGCCCAACTGAGGTAAACTTTATATTTCTTGTGCCATTGATTTTTCTTTGCTTCTGTGTTGTGAAGTATTCATGGGAAGAAATTAAAATTGCAGGATATTGAGCTGGGGGGATCGCTTCTGAGGAAGTTTCCTATAATCCAAGGAGAGGTGGTGTATATCGAGGAGAGATATGGAAGCATCCCGAGGGTTTATGTTGTGGCCAAGGATGATAAGGCCATTTGGGAAGAGTTGCAGAGGAAAATGATAGCTGAAAATCCTCCTGATAGAGTTTATGAAATGGAAGGCTCTGATCACAGTGCATTCTTTTGCTATCCTCACCGTTTGGCTGAGATTCTGGATGAGATTTCAAGCAGCTACAATGGAATTTACTGAGAGTGTACGGTGGTGAAAGCCACCAAAGTATTGTCTTTTATAAGTGTTTTATCAGAGTTTTCTTGAGTCAGACTAGACtcgttatttaatttattaatgtatataatatgattttaaataaaataattttgttcttttagatgatgattttgtaTATGACTATCTGTATCATATCTTTTGGTTTGGGAGTTTTTAATAAATCTAAATAGTCATTTAACGATTTGATATAAGAATATGAGTCAGGTTGAAATCTTTTCAATTGAGAATAAAGAGTTTCAAGAGTCCAGGGGTATCCATTTCTATCGTGATTTCATCTCTTGTATGTCAAAGCCTTGTACTCAGTAAGAGTGAGACTTGAATCATAATGAATTTATTCATAACCATTCAACTTTATCAATAGACAAATGATTTATcaacataatattatattttttaataactttttcataaataatattaaaattttataattgataacatttctttcttaaataatattaaaattttgttGTTCTTATGTCTTTTTATCACTATTTTTTGATACTACTAAAACTTTTGTGATTTGAATGGTTTTTAAAGATTCgtagataaaaataaatttagtCTAGATAAAATAGAACGCAATTAAATAATACTGGTTTCTGACAAACTCAAGAACACACCTTGTATTAGGAACAGACCTAGCCACTTACATGTTCCAAGACATTCTCACCATTTCCGAATTTGGATATGATTTATCTTCTACAAGAAAAAATGAAATATACGCCTGTGTAATGACCTGAATTTAACTGCATCCGGTTATCattctttaataatttaatttaccTTTTGAATATCATCCCATCTACCGGCTGCAACTCAAATGTATGAGAACAAGCACATAAGATCCAATAGTTTTTTGGGGGGTATAAATCAAAAAGGTGTTGTTCAATCTTCTCTCGTATTTGTATTTTCCTCTGAGCAAATAACTACATTGCTGCATCAGACTTTGACGTTGTTTTGCTGATGAAGCCTTGTGCTCTATTAGGATGTACAGGGCGCCACAGCCCCTCGTATAGGCAGGATAATATCACAGAAGCCTGAGAAATTGACTAAAGCCCAGTTGCCCCTGACGAAAGATAAAAGAGAGATTTTTAATCACCAAAATGCCCCAGTGCCCACATGAACACTTCCATAATTAAAATAATGGTAAAGATTTGCATTTCTCACagaattttttattcaaaaatctTACATATGAACCAATTTTTTTTTCAGATTAGCAGTAATCAGATTGCATTTACATACTGTATGCAGTTTCTGGATTAAATGTGTGAAAATTTGTAATCATTgacatttcgaatcacactctatgattcatcattatTATAACTTCCTTAACTCTCTTGCATCCTGATGAtgatcacaaagtgtgatttgaaacattgatggtTAAAGAttctcacacaatctaatctaATTTAGAAATTACATgtaatatttgaatggattgtggaaatccaaTAGCTCTAAACATTTAACATTTCTTACAACTCAAATAATTCGCATCCAAATGCAATTATGATCTCTTCACCATGATTTTAAAATATTGATTCCTACTTCACAGTATCAGTTCAATGCTTGTAACAAGAATGTGCCCTGCCTCTTCTACATCTGTAGTTAGTCATTTCAGTACTCAATGTATATTTCTTGTGTTTGTAGGTCTGATTTATCTCCTGTTTGTTGAACTGGCTCTATCTGGTGTCTCTTTTCATCTCCATGTTTTCAttgtttctgtagacacctaaaattaatatttaattaatttaagcctatcaacataattaattaacttaattgtgttatccttattcctctcataatcaattaaatctaatttaattaatcctgtcactattgtccagtAATTAATttctcaaataaattaattattcccctattcttctaaagtcccctctaataattatttcctctaaacccactcaattaattaattctaattaattaacctagtcatgtgattcctacaaatcacttttcttaatcccacttatcctaattaatccttctagaatctctcataatcatgcttatcattattctcctatttttaattcccactcatgtcacatcaacattgagtctctcaaataaattccaatttctttgaatccctcaatgcatccttattttggaatttttaattcctcaagtttgaaatccaaatttctcccccctttttccaaaagaattttatattcctatttattttcccaagcacccttgatccatgccttctatctcaaatcaatctcaacctttcataatcaaatcaatcttggccctccattggccttctccaatctataaattggagcctattatcctcacaaatcatccacttctcatgcattgtcatgttgcctatttcttctctcatcctcttctaatccaaatcctcatcaatcCATCACAATTCAATCCAAATATCAATCCATtaatcttgttgagcacaaggagagcaatccacattcatttcatctctctccaactctccattagtcaaactttggagctagcaaagttcgtggaggcaaggaggacaaggaagaactacttgcaatgggagcttcatgagtatattttgtcttgtttttcatgatgttcttattcaatctttcttgatatctcatttaaatggtttttgggtttattgaatattaatcatgcattaaccattttattgtgagacattttggcacgcttggtgggacccacatcctaaatttaacaaaaatttgagttttttgtgaaggtttctcgcaggttgacgCTTTAGCGCGAGCACGCATGCATCAGCGTGACCGTTTCTAGATCAACGTGACCGCCTGTTAATCAACGCAAGCGTCTCGGCTTCGGCACGACTgcggaaaatttcaaaaaatttctggtGCCTCACTGTCAATTGACGCGACCGTCGCGAAAATTCTtctatctcctcctcattcttcttcttttgcattcttctatTCAGTTGTCACTTCAACACGacctgatccgaattatggattcagatgacaacacttgagtgagaacctgcggtattgtaaattctatttacaagaaccagaaatcatagaattgaagcaagccaaaaagtaatctacttcattcgaaaatccaacatatagaagttcatgagattccaagggtcacagagACCTCTTGAGAattgaagcccaacagtcacatttgtttattacataataaaatctaaaaactacgaaattttcaaaaaactatatgaaaatttatcctaacttcaactagacataactttctgctcgggactcgaaaCTATGAGCCGTTgatctcgttggaaaggtcttcaaGAGATGTAGACCCAAATTTGAAAGAGGATATCTTTTAGTTGTGCTCTTTCGCCACttgcaagggctaaaaatgcccttaagaccttcaaaattgcaaaatactaacatatagataaactaaactaaaaaatatataattcaaaaattcttCTGATCACAATCGCTCTGCAATTAGCGCGAGTGTTTttgtaaaaattttgaattttaaattttgggcGCAAACTCTATTTGTTTTGACGCGAGCGCCCACGCATCAACGCGAGCGCCTGCTAATCAGGGCGactgtaatttttctttttctgTTATATGTATGTTTAAGTTTTAATAATCTGTCTGCTAGTGTGACCGCTCGCGCATTAGCGCGTCTGTCTGCAAATCAGGGCAGCCGCAAGAATTAATCAAAAAGTAAAATTTATtctgttttttcgccatatcttatTTATCTTCATtctattttcctccaaacttcactagatcccccgcaatttcattttgcacatttccttctttgaggaccttatcccaaattccactttttgaatcccgaaatcccacatttctctatttttaaggtttgtcataacttcttccacttttatccaatcacctccaaattttaccatattgtccatctccaatttttgcttctttgtccctcttgaacAATTTTTTCCATTCCTTGACCTCTCCTCTAAAATCCTCATTTTATGtttgcctatcccttagaaagtggcaaaaacctagtcaaacctcatttacccatcaaagtttcctccaaattcacatttgtcattagtagaaaaaaatttattcttgtttttctactcattcccaaaaattaaaaaaaaatatatttttgtcattcttttgacttttgcaggacgcttgttgaagacttcattttcaaactactaatccatTTTTTTGTAGGTTGCCGAAGGAAATCCGACCAAatattgtgtttttcttaatcattttcttaggcacctagatctaattaggggtaaaagaactcttgctttttgtgtttgaggaaagtgtagaggtaggagagtatgttcttgtctgcatagacaatcagaaatcccgaccctcgaatattttcttgtttgattgcatgcttacccttagcgggtctgccctcccaactttctctttgagaaggtaagaggggaatgacccaagtgagtacacccagacctggggttcctaactcactataataaataggccattgactacgaaagcgtcaatggttggggctatatgagagttcactctcacattgggtgcttagtaggatcctagagatctcaattacgcttgcgtgactactaagttcttggtgcttcgttgggttATAAgtctcaattgcgcttgcacaattgcgaagggtagctcctaacgggaagtcatactaaacaccttgtgcgtagtggccaaaaaccttctagtcattggtgcaagaggtcgaacctccgaagccgcccatatttttacggcctttagtagagacacaaaatttgtcatgaggatttttcatgggaattgatgtttggttgccccgaagaagtgagtgtcgtggaggggagtcagtggggtcaagcatctaagtgtccgctctgggtaagcatag includes:
- the LOC131030124 gene encoding methylesterase 1, producing the protein MSSKMEAKAEAGTHFVLVHGAWCWYKLLPLLKMAGHHATAIDLACCGVHSMDAHQIQTWSDINKPLVHLFKTLPPHQKVILVGHSMGGMNLSLMMEQFPEKIKAAVFLTAFMPLSGSSAMEMISEVQARIQSWGDTEFIMGESGIPISFKFGPTFAMQMLYQNSPTEDIELGGSLLRKFPIIQGEVVYIEERYGSIPRVYVVAKDDKAIWEELQRKMIAENPPDRVYEMEGSDHSAFFCYPHRLAEILDEISSSYNGIY